The following proteins come from a genomic window of Galactobacillus timonensis:
- the nifJ gene encoding pyruvate:ferredoxin (flavodoxin) oxidoreductase, producing the protein MSENKKVFQAMDGNTATASSAYAFTEVAGIYPITPSSPMAENIDAWSTAGRTNVFGDKVKVVEMQAEGGAAGAVHGAAQGGALAATFTASQGLLLMIPNIYKWAGEMLPIVVHVAARSLATHTLSIFGDHSDIYACRQTGAVMMCSQSVQDCMDLAGVAHLVAIDGSVPVIHFFDGFRTSHEIDKIEVMDYDFMKSLLPMDKLEAFRAHAMNPHTNPIVRGGNENDDIFFQAREAQNEHWAAIPEIVAKYMKAVSEHTGRNYAPFVYDGAPDADRVIIAMGSATDTISETVHALNAKGEKVGVIKVYLYRPFSVKYLEAVLPASVKKIAVLDRTKEIGAREPLYLDVVDALHHHKDLTIIGGRYGLSSKNFEPADVNGIFEELKKDDPKEEFTVGIHDDVTHLSIDPVPIKIDSDYTSCLFYGLGSDGTVGANKSTVKIIGNNTDLYSQAYFQYDSKKAGGVTRSHLRFGKSPIHSPYYIKSADFISCSLDSYCYKFDMVRQLKDGGTFLLNTTFSADEVEKHFPNRMLAGLAKKHANFYIINATKLAIETGMGRHTNTILQSAFFKLNEQIMPFSKSLALMEDSARHTYARKGDDVVNANIAAIEKGADGLVKVEVKPEWADLDVSAPLYEKTGDAHYDDFVQRINALEGEDMPVSEFMKPDVIDGSIPEDVAFREKRNVAAQVPTWDADKCIECGKCGFACPHSTIRSFLMTPEELAEAQKIAAENGVDFAVKDPSPAYKTAKADGLKFRIQVSPMNCVGCGVCITVCPTKALSAADINDMTKEEPVADYLYKKTTYKPQYGNPNTESGVSLMRPYFEVSGCCPGCGEAPYYRLASQLFGKDMLVANATGCSMIYCSAIPSTPFATDENHEGVAWANSLFEDNAEYGFGMAVAQSFKEAKILKIMEDNMDAVEPALKADFEAYIAANDDREKQRAIKDQLVADVKASKNEAVKTLLEMERDLVGKSCWIIGGDGWAYDIGYGGLDHVMANNLNVNVLVLDTETYSNTGGQASKSTQASAIAKFAAGGKATAKKDIGQIFMEYGTVYVASISLGANQMQAIKAMKEAESYNGPSIILAYSPCLEHGIKGGLVKSPIVEKDAVACGYTVLYRYDPRNEKPLTIDSKEPDWSKFNDFLMSEARYFNLPKLKGEEVAKEMFAKTLSDAQTRYNKLVAKVKMQNEQ; encoded by the coding sequence ATGTCAGAGAACAAAAAGGTTTTCCAGGCGATGGACGGTAATACCGCAACTGCCTCTTCCGCTTATGCGTTTACGGAAGTTGCCGGCATTTACCCGATCACGCCGTCTTCACCGATGGCTGAAAACATCGATGCTTGGTCCACAGCAGGCCGCACGAACGTTTTCGGAGACAAGGTGAAGGTTGTAGAAATGCAGGCTGAGGGCGGTGCTGCCGGTGCCGTTCATGGCGCAGCCCAGGGCGGCGCTCTTGCGGCAACGTTTACCGCTTCGCAGGGTCTGTTACTGATGATCCCGAATATCTACAAGTGGGCTGGCGAGATGCTGCCGATTGTCGTGCACGTTGCGGCACGTTCACTGGCGACGCATACGCTGAGCATCTTTGGCGATCATAGTGATATTTATGCCTGCCGTCAGACGGGTGCAGTCATGATGTGCTCGCAGTCGGTTCAGGACTGTATGGACCTGGCCGGTGTTGCACATCTGGTTGCAATTGACGGATCGGTTCCGGTTATTCATTTCTTCGATGGTTTCCGTACGTCACATGAAATCGACAAGATCGAGGTCATGGACTATGACTTCATGAAGTCGCTGCTCCCGATGGACAAGCTTGAGGCATTCCGTGCGCATGCAATGAACCCGCATACGAATCCGATTGTCCGCGGCGGCAATGAAAACGATGATATCTTCTTCCAGGCTCGTGAAGCTCAGAACGAGCATTGGGCTGCGATTCCGGAAATCGTTGCCAAGTACATGAAGGCTGTCAGCGAGCATACGGGTCGCAACTATGCACCGTTTGTTTATGATGGTGCTCCGGATGCGGATCGTGTCATCATCGCCATGGGCTCGGCAACCGATACAATCAGCGAGACTGTTCACGCTCTGAATGCAAAGGGCGAGAAGGTCGGCGTAATCAAGGTTTATCTGTATCGTCCGTTCTCGGTGAAGTACCTCGAGGCTGTTCTGCCGGCTTCCGTCAAGAAGATCGCTGTTCTTGACCGTACGAAGGAAATCGGTGCACGTGAGCCTCTGTATCTTGATGTTGTGGATGCTCTGCATCATCACAAGGATCTGACGATCATCGGCGGCCGTTATGGTTTGTCCAGCAAGAACTTTGAGCCGGCAGATGTTAACGGCATCTTCGAAGAACTGAAGAAGGATGATCCGAAGGAAGAGTTCACGGTCGGCATTCATGATGATGTGACGCATCTGTCCATCGATCCGGTTCCGATCAAGATTGACAGCGACTATACGTCCTGCCTGTTCTACGGCCTTGGTTCCGATGGTACGGTCGGTGCAAACAAGTCGACGGTTAAGATCATCGGCAACAACACGGATTTGTATTCGCAGGCATATTTCCAGTACGACTCCAAGAAGGCAGGCGGCGTTACCCGTTCGCATCTGCGCTTTGGCAAGAGCCCGATTCATTCTCCGTACTACATCAAGTCCGCTGACTTCATTTCCTGCTCGCTGGATTCCTACTGCTACAAGTTCGACATGGTACGTCAGCTCAAGGACGGTGGTACATTCCTGCTGAACACGACGTTCTCCGCGGATGAGGTTGAGAAGCATTTCCCGAACCGCATGCTGGCAGGTCTTGCCAAGAAGCATGCAAACTTCTATATCATCAACGCTACGAAGCTTGCAATTGAGACCGGCATGGGCCGTCATACCAACACGATTCTGCAGTCGGCATTCTTTAAGCTCAATGAGCAGATCATGCCGTTCAGCAAGTCGCTGGCTCTGATGGAAGATTCCGCCCGCCATACCTATGCACGTAAAGGTGATGATGTCGTTAACGCCAACATCGCTGCAATTGAGAAGGGCGCTGACGGACTGGTCAAGGTTGAAGTGAAGCCGGAATGGGCTGATCTTGATGTATCGGCTCCGCTCTATGAGAAGACAGGCGATGCGCATTACGATGACTTCGTTCAGCGGATCAACGCTCTCGAGGGTGAGGATATGCCGGTTTCCGAGTTCATGAAGCCGGATGTCATTGACGGTTCGATCCCGGAGGATGTTGCATTCCGTGAGAAGAGAAACGTCGCTGCTCAGGTTCCGACCTGGGATGCGGACAAGTGCATTGAGTGCGGTAAGTGCGGCTTCGCATGCCCGCATTCCACGATCCGTTCGTTCCTGATGACGCCGGAAGAGCTTGCAGAAGCTCAGAAGATTGCGGCAGAGAACGGTGTTGACTTTGCGGTCAAGGATCCTTCTCCTGCTTATAAGACGGCTAAGGCAGACGGTCTGAAGTTCCGTATTCAGGTTTCTCCGATGAACTGCGTCGGCTGCGGCGTCTGCATTACGGTCTGCCCGACGAAGGCTCTGTCGGCTGCTGATATCAACGATATGACCAAGGAAGAGCCGGTTGCGGATTATCTGTACAAGAAGACGACTTACAAGCCGCAGTATGGCAATCCGAACACGGAGAGCGGCGTATCTCTGATGCGTCCGTACTTCGAAGTTTCCGGCTGCTGCCCGGGCTGCGGTGAAGCTCCGTACTATCGTCTTGCTTCGCAGCTGTTCGGCAAGGATATGCTGGTTGCCAATGCAACAGGCTGCTCGATGATTTACTGCTCCGCAATTCCTTCGACACCGTTTGCTACGGATGAGAACCACGAGGGTGTTGCATGGGCTAACTCCCTGTTCGAAGACAACGCTGAGTACGGCTTCGGTATGGCTGTTGCTCAGAGCTTCAAGGAAGCCAAGATCCTGAAGATCATGGAAGACAACATGGATGCTGTTGAGCCGGCTCTGAAGGCTGACTTCGAGGCATACATTGCTGCCAACGATGATCGTGAGAAGCAGAGAGCAATCAAGGATCAGCTGGTTGCGGATGTCAAGGCATCCAAGAATGAAGCTGTCAAGACTCTGCTCGAGATGGAGCGCGACCTGGTCGGCAAGAGCTGCTGGATCATCGGCGGCGATGGCTGGGCTTACGATATCGGCTACGGCGGACTGGATCATGTCATGGCCAACAACCTGAACGTCAATGTTCTGGTTCTGGATACAGAAACATATTCCAACACCGGCGGCCAGGCTTCCAAGTCGACGCAGGCTAGCGCAATTGCCAAGTTCGCTGCCGGCGGCAAGGCTACGGCCAAGAAGGATATCGGTCAGATCTTCATGGAGTACGGTACAGTTTATGTAGCTTCGATCTCCCTGGGTGCAAACCAGATGCAGGCGATCAAGGCAATGAAGGAAGCGGAGTCCTACAATGGTCCGTCGATCATCCTTGCCTACAGCCCTTGCCTGGAGCATGGCATTAAGGGTGGTCTGGTGAAGAGCCCGATCGTTGAGAAGGATGCTGTTGCCTGCGGCTACACGGTACTCTACCGTTATGATCCGCGTAACGAGAAGCCTCTGACGATTGATTCCAAGGAACCTGACTGGAGCAAGTTCAACGACTTCCTGATGAGTGAGGCACGTTACTTCAACCTGCCGAAGCTGAAGGGTGAAGAAGTTGCGAAGGAAATGTTTGCAAAGACACTCTCCGATGCACAGACCCGCTACAACAAGCTTGTTGCCAAGGTCAAGATGCAGAACGAGCAGTAA
- a CDS encoding RecX family transcriptional regulator, translated as MRIGLFTDTYLPDLNGVANSTNILFRELRRQGHEAYVIAPRKGVGAAQWNEDHTVLRLAGIKLKQLYGYVATTPLHLNALEEIGRLHLDVIHAQTEFGVGFFARMCAQQFGIPIVITYHTMYEDYTHYANLLHSEAFDEKAKQAVAYLTKLYANASVEVIAPSIKTEQLLERYHVSTNIHVVPTGLELDRFDPAKEDKEKTAAIRNEVNVYGDEKLIVYVGRIAEEKSLDLVVRGFAMAADSCVPVHLMVIGGGPDLEKLKDLAGQLGASGKITFLGPKPAVEVPDYYRASDAFVSASRSETQGMTFIEAMASGLPLLARTDEVLKDIVVEGKTGWYFETEEDLAACLKRFAAIDADTLSSLKKNCLAQVQPLSAQVFCEKALAVYQEAIDNYETMVKIADVAVKDDIVKLTLSDLKNKKDETLYLTLEDYAQAGLRKGGRISARFMLAYQKKQEAVLAYQRCMQRIAVKDRSIQEVRDWLKNNTKCSAEEIDAIVSHLKGKGYLDDERYCLESVTSMRARLLGHRRIEYELHKRGISDDLIQKALSREPDREVENAMRSAERISDSITGVSVRHKKEMLRQKLMTRGYDSDTITQVIGQMDFGLDESAELDALRKCAAKAKKRYEKKYKSTQLRNTVFRYCAAQGFDTEDIYVILDEMKWGD; from the coding sequence ATGCGCATCGGCTTGTTTACAGATACTTATCTACCGGATCTTAACGGCGTAGCCAACAGTACAAATATTCTTTTTCGTGAGCTTCGCAGGCAGGGACACGAAGCCTATGTCATTGCGCCGCGCAAAGGTGTTGGCGCTGCTCAGTGGAACGAGGACCATACGGTGCTGCGTCTTGCCGGCATTAAGCTGAAGCAGCTCTATGGCTATGTGGCAACGACACCTCTGCATCTCAATGCGCTGGAAGAGATCGGCCGTCTGCATCTCGATGTGATTCATGCACAGACCGAGTTCGGTGTCGGCTTTTTTGCACGCATGTGTGCGCAGCAGTTCGGAATTCCGATTGTCATTACCTATCACACGATGTATGAGGACTATACGCATTATGCCAATCTTCTGCACAGTGAGGCGTTTGATGAGAAGGCAAAGCAGGCGGTTGCCTATCTGACCAAGCTGTATGCAAATGCGTCGGTTGAGGTCATCGCACCCAGCATCAAGACAGAACAGCTGCTGGAACGCTATCATGTTTCGACGAATATTCATGTCGTTCCGACGGGATTGGAACTGGACCGGTTTGATCCGGCCAAAGAAGACAAAGAGAAGACAGCGGCCATCCGTAACGAGGTCAATGTTTACGGAGATGAGAAACTCATCGTCTATGTCGGACGCATTGCGGAGGAAAAATCACTGGATCTTGTTGTCCGCGGTTTTGCGATGGCAGCTGACAGCTGCGTTCCGGTGCACCTGATGGTGATCGGCGGGGGACCGGATCTGGAGAAACTGAAAGATCTTGCCGGACAGCTTGGTGCCTCCGGTAAGATTACGTTCCTTGGTCCGAAACCTGCTGTTGAGGTTCCGGATTACTATCGGGCAAGTGATGCTTTTGTTTCGGCGTCACGCTCCGAAACGCAGGGTATGACCTTTATTGAGGCGATGGCCAGCGGTCTTCCGTTGCTGGCACGTACAGATGAGGTGCTCAAGGACATTGTGGTGGAAGGAAAGACGGGCTGGTACTTTGAGACGGAAGAGGACCTTGCGGCGTGCCTGAAGCGGTTTGCTGCGATCGATGCGGATACGCTTTCTTCGCTGAAGAAGAACTGCCTTGCGCAGGTGCAGCCGTTGAGTGCACAGGTGTTCTGTGAAAAGGCGCTTGCCGTGTACCAGGAAGCGATCGATAACTATGAGACGATGGTCAAGATCGCTGATGTCGCAGTCAAGGATGATATCGTCAAGCTGACCCTGTCGGATCTGAAAAACAAGAAAGATGAGACGCTGTATCTGACGCTGGAGGATTATGCGCAGGCAGGACTGCGCAAGGGCGGCCGGATCAGTGCCCGCTTCATGCTGGCCTACCAGAAGAAACAGGAGGCTGTGCTTGCCTATCAGCGGTGCATGCAGCGGATTGCGGTCAAGGATCGTTCGATTCAGGAGGTCAGAGACTGGCTGAAGAACAATACGAAGTGCTCCGCAGAAGAGATTGATGCGATTGTGTCCCATCTTAAGGGAAAAGGCTATCTTGACGATGAGCGCTACTGCCTCGAGTCTGTTACTTCGATGCGGGCACGCCTGCTGGGACACAGGCGGATTGAGTATGAGCTTCATAAGCGTGGCATTTCCGATGATTTGATCCAGAAGGCTTTGTCCAGGGAACCGGATCGCGAGGTTGAAAATGCGATGCGCAGTGCGGAGCGGATTTCGGATTCCATTACCGGTGTTTCGGTGCGCCATAAGAAGGAAATGCTGCGGCAGAAGCTGATGACGCGCGGCTACGACAGTGATACGATCACGCAGGTAATCGGGCAGATGGATTTCGGTCTCGATGAGAGTGCGGAACTCGATGCGCTGCGCAAATGTGCCGCCAAAGCCAAGAAACGGTACGAGAAGAAATACAAGTCGACGCAGCTGCGCAATACGGTGTTCCGTTATTGTGCTGCGCAGGGATTTGATACCGAAGATATTTATGTGATTTTAGATGAAATGAAATGGGGTGACTGA
- a CDS encoding 3'-5' exoribonuclease YhaM family protein gives MPDVKDFKEHDRICQNLLIKSSVKGVTTKGSPYLILQLQDATGTIEGRFWDATGDKAAAVVAGHVEQISGEVLEYNHNLQMRVSEVVDIDQSSIDLSAFIRSSRMSTEEQKKQVAGYISSFSNANIRTLVQGMLDRVGDAFYEYPAASRIHHNYRGGLAEHTLGMAKLAEEVAGLYPQLNRDLLLAGVLLHDLGKTAELGGLVSSEYTEEGKLIGHISIGHGWLMEVAEEKGLQNSEEAILLRHMILSHHGKLEFGSPMMPEIPEAEALFLIDNMDARMNTLKQVLDGVKPGSWSQRVFALDNRQFYKPREMK, from the coding sequence ATGCCTGATGTCAAAGATTTCAAGGAGCATGATCGGATCTGCCAGAATCTGCTGATTAAAAGCAGTGTGAAAGGTGTGACGACAAAGGGTTCTCCTTATCTGATTCTGCAGCTGCAAGATGCGACCGGAACGATTGAAGGCCGTTTCTGGGATGCGACCGGAGACAAGGCGGCGGCCGTTGTTGCGGGGCATGTGGAACAGATTTCCGGTGAAGTTCTGGAATACAACCATAATCTGCAGATGCGTGTATCGGAAGTGGTTGATATTGATCAGTCGAGCATTGATCTTTCAGCGTTTATCCGCAGTTCGCGGATGAGCACAGAGGAACAGAAGAAACAGGTGGCCGGATATATTTCTTCCTTCAGCAATGCCAATATCCGTACGCTGGTTCAGGGAATGCTGGACAGGGTCGGGGATGCGTTCTATGAATATCCCGCTGCGAGCCGGATCCATCACAACTACCGCGGAGGTCTGGCGGAACATACACTCGGGATGGCAAAGCTTGCCGAAGAGGTTGCAGGTCTCTATCCGCAATTGAATCGGGATCTTCTGCTTGCGGGCGTCCTTCTGCATGATCTGGGCAAGACGGCGGAACTTGGCGGCCTTGTTTCTTCGGAATATACCGAGGAAGGAAAGCTGATCGGACACATTTCCATCGGCCATGGCTGGCTGATGGAGGTGGCGGAAGAAAAGGGGCTGCAGAACAGTGAAGAGGCGATTCTTCTGAGGCATATGATCCTTTCGCATCATGGCAAGCTCGAGTTCGGTTCGCCGATGATGCCGGAGATTCCGGAAGCGGAGGCTCTGTTTCTCATCGATAACATGGATGCGCGCATGAATACGCTGAAGCAGGTGCTGGATGGCGTGAAGCCGGGCAGCTGGTCGCAGCGGGTCTTTGCACTTGACAATCGGCAGTTCTATAAACCGCGGGAGATGAAATGA